The nucleotide window GAGTCCGGCCCGGCGTTCTCCCCGCCCGTCACGCCCACGATCACCCGGTCGCCCTTGTGCAACCGGGCTCCGCCCAGGGGCCGTACGGCGACGAAGCCGTCTCCCGTGGTGCTGGTGGCGACCTCCGTGCGGTGGCGCTTGCCGCCCGCGCCGTACACCGTGACGACGGACTTGCCGTCGGCCCCGGCCGAGATCGCGGCGACCGGTACGATCAGCACCTTTTTCTTGGAAGAGCCTGCGGTAACGGTGAGCCTGACGTCCTGACCGGAGAGTCCGGCGGGCAGCCTCTTCCCCGGTTTGACCAGCACGACATACCCGCCGCCGCTCCCCTCCCCCGAGCCGTCCCCGGCGTCCTGGCTCTCGCCGTCGCCCTGGTCGGCCGCCTCGGACACCGTGGTGACGGTGCCCTCGGCCGTGGTGCCGGTGGCCTCGGAGAGGATCTCGACCCGCTGCCCGGCCCGAACCAGGTCGCGTTGCTCGGGGCCGATCCGGCCCTGTACGACGAGGTCGCCCGCGGAGACGGTGAGGAGTTCCGCGCCGGGCCCGGCCTCGGCGCCGACCCGGGTGCCCAGCCGGTCGACCCGGGCGGGGATACCGCGCAGGAAGACCACCTCGGCGGCGGGCAGCATGGGGCCGTCGACCGCCTCCAGCGCGGCGAGTTCGGCCTTGGCCGCGGCCAGGTCCTCCGCCGCGCGGCTCCTCTGCTTGCCCTTCGGCGCGTCCTGCCAGGTGCGCTCGGCCTGGGTCACCGCCCGCTCGGCGGCGGTCAGTTCGGCGGCGCCGTCGGGTCTGGCGGGCAGCGGTTCGTAGCCCCGGGAGGCGTAGAAGGCGGCAAGGGCCCGTTCGGTGCCCGCGCCGAAGGTGCCCTCGGGGTCCGGGGCGGTGCCGTGGCCGAGACGGGTGAGCGCGCGCTGGAACTGGGTGACGTCCGCGCCGCGCGCGCCGGGCTTGAGGTCGCGGTAGGCGGGCAGGGTGCCCTGAAGGGCGAAGAGCGGTCGGCCGGAGATCTCGACCAGCACCGAGCCGGCCTTCACCGCGGCGCCCTCGCGCAGCGGGGTCCTGGTCACCACCGCGCGCACGGCGTCCCCGCCGCCCGCCGACACCGCCGTGATCTCGACGGTCTGGTCCGCCCGTACGGTGCCGCGCAGCACGACGGAGTCCTTGAGCACCCGGTACTCGACGGGAGCGGTGAGCACGTCCGCCGGGGGCGGTCCCTGTGCGGCGGCGCGCTCCGCGGGGGACTTGACCAGGGTGGCGGCGCCGATGCCTCCGGCCGACAGCACGACGGCCGCCACGACGACGGTGACCAGCAGACTCCGCCGCCGCGCGAGCGCCACACCACCGCCGCCCGCGCCCTCACCGCCACCGCCGCCCGCGCCCTCACCGGCATCGGCATCGGCGGCACCCCCATCGGCCGTCCCGGTCGCCGTACCGGCCGCGAGCTCCTCGGTCGTCGGCTCCGTGGACTCCTCAGGCACCGCCGCCCACCAGCCGCCCCGAGTTGCGCAGGACGGCGTCGACGGTCCGCTTCACCTCAGCCATGCGTTCGGCGTTCTTCTCGATGTACTGCTTCTCGTACGCGGCCTGCACGGCCCACCACACACCGACGACGTTGACCTTCTGCTTGCAGGCGACATCGGCCTTCGCCACCTGGATCTCCGCCTGGCCGGCGGGCTTGGAGGCGTCCCATTTGTCGTCGTCGTTGGCCTGCATCGGGTCGTCGTAGTCGTAGCCGGCCTTCTCCATGCAGGCACTCCACTCGCCGAAGACCTTCTTCACCCGCTCGTCGGCGTCCGTACGGGCCCGGAGCGCGACTCGGTCGTTGGGCAACTGAAGGAAGCTGTCCGTCCCGCCCTCGCCGAGCGTCTCGCGGTTCGCCTCGCCCCGGCAGCCGCCCTCGGGGACCTGCTCGCCGTCGACCTGCTTGCCCGCGTTGCTGCCCACGAGCACCGCGCGCTCGGCCGCGGTGGGGGTGGTGTCCTCCCCGGTGCCGTCGCCCTCCTCGACGGGGCGGTGCCGCTCGGGCGCCCGGTAGCCGGAGGTGGCCGCCGCGTCCGCGTCGATGAGGAAGTAGTAACGGGTCATGTCGGGGCGGAGGTCCGGGACCTCGCCGGCGTCGAGAACGGCGTCCATGGCCCGGAAGTCGAAGCCGAACCGCGACATGCACCGCCGGATGAGCGACCGCTGGGCCTTGAGATACGTCCCGTACTGCTCCTTGCCGAGGATGTACCCGTCCATCGGCAGATCGGAGATGTCCGCGCTGCTGCGCACCCGGGGTATCGCGCCGAGGTCGGGCACGGGCCCGTCGCCCTCGGTGCCTTCCCCCGAGCAACCGGCTAGGACGACGGCCAGAATTACGACCGGCGTCGCGCTGCGGAACCTGATGCGGCTCACGGAACTCCAAACCTCCGGGTGGGAGACCTTCTGAGAAACTGGGGCCCAGTGGCGCCGGCGGATTCCGGCCGTCGGCGCCACCGTTCACCGTGCGAGGACGCTCACGGTGTGTGGGAGCGTCAGGAGTTCTGGGACGACGAGGCCTTGTCGTTCATGGCGTCGCCCACATAGCTGCTGTTCACGTAGGCGCCGTAGCTCGCCCCGCCGAAGTTGTCGTGCTCCCAGAGCCTGGTCTCGCAGTCGGAGTAGCTCAGGAAGGACGAGACCGTGTCGTTCCACCCGTAGGGCGAGAACGAGCTGAGCTGCCAGTCCACGTCGGCGTTGGTGTCACAGCCGTAGTCGCCGGTCAGGGTGAACGACGCACCGCCGTAGTTGGCGTGCTGGTAGAGGACGACATGGACGACCGCGAGGGCGCCGGCCTCCTGCTCGGTGTCGCTCGGCGCCGCCTGGGCCGGGGCCACGGCCCCGAGGGCGGCCGCACCGCTCAGGGCGACTGCGGCGAGGACGGTTCTGATGCGCATTGCTGTTTCCTCTCACTCAGTTGACGAGGTGGAACGGAAACGTGCTGCGAAGAACTCCAGGGGCGTCGAACGGCCCCGGAGGGTTGGAGCGGCATCACTGTCGTGGAGGCGCCAGTCGCGGGCAAACCGCCAACAAACGTTCCGGACAAGGGAGTTGACCGCTTGCGCACACCCCTCGGGCGCACCGCTCGCGTCCTGGGCGGGCCCCGACCCGTCCTTTACACAGGGTCTTTACATAAAGCTGACATAAATTTCACAGGCGATTCGGGATTGATCCGGACGTCATGCCCATGACGGAAGTTGGACCGGAAACACCCCCTCGGCACCCGAAGCCGCCCGCCCCGGCCCCCGTCGCCGCATACGCGTGTGGCCCGGAACCCCGTAAGGGGCCCCGGGCCACACACACCCGCACCGCGTCCGTCACGCCGCGGCCGGGATCCTCACCTCCCCGGACTCCCCGGACTTGGACTCCCCTGCCGTCTCCGCCGGGGCGAGCGCCAGCTCCAGCACCTGCCGGACGTCGGTCACGGCATGGACGTCGAGCTTGTCGAGGACCTCGGCCGGGACGTCGTCCAGGTCGGGCTCGTTGCGCTTGGGGATGACGACGGTCGTGACGCCCGCCCGGTGCGCGGCCAGCAGCTTCTGCTTGACGCCACCGATGGGCAGCACGCGCCCGGTCAGCGAGACCTCACCGGTCATCGCCACATCCGTCCGGACCAGCCGCCCCGACAGGAGCGAGGCGAGCGCCGTCGTCATGGTGACGCCCGCGCTCGGCCCGTCCTTGGGCACGGCCCCCGCCGGGAAGTGGATGTGCACGCCCCGGTCCTTCAGATCGCCCACGGGCAGCTCCAGTTCGGCCCCGTGCGAGCGCAGGAAGCTCAGCGCGATCTGCGCCGACTCCTTCATGACATCGCCCAGCTGCCCGGTGAGCGTCAGCCCCGCCGCGCCCGTCTCCGGGTCGGCGAGCGACGCCTCCACGTACAGGACGTCACCGCCCGCGCCGGTGACCGCGAGCCCGGTCGCGACACCCGGTACCGCCGTACGCCGCTCGGCCGGGTCCTGGGCGGACTCGGGCACGTGGTGCGGGCGCCCGATGAGCGCGCGCAGATCGCCGTCCGCGATGGTGAACGGCAGCTCCCGCTCGCCCAGTTCGTGCTGTGCGGCGACCTTGCGGAGCAGCCGGGCCACGGCCCGCTCCAGGTTCCGTACGCCGGCCTCGCGCGTGTACTCACCGGCGAGCCTGCGCAGCGCGCTCTCGTCGAGGACGACCTCGTCGGCCCCGAGCCCGGCCCGCTCCAACTGCCGGGGCAGCAGATGGTCCCGGGCGATGACGACCTTCTCGTCCTCGGTGTACCCGTCCAGCCGGACCAGCTCCATCCGGTCTAGCAGCGCCTCCGGAATGGCCTCCAGCACATTGGCGGTGGCGAGGAACACGACGTCGGACAGGTCGAGTTCGACCTCCAGGTAGTGGTCCCGGAAGGTGTGGTTCTGGGCGGGGTCGAGGACTTCGAGAAGGGCGGCCGCCGGGTCGCCCCGGAAGTCGGAGCCCACCTTGTCGATCTCGTCCAGCAGGACCACCGGGTTCATGGACCCGGCCTCCTTGATGGCGCGGACGATGCGCCCGGGCAGGGCGCCCACGTACGTACGCCGGTGCCCGCGGATCTCCGCCTCGTCACGCACACCGCCGAGCGCGACCCGCACGAACTTCCGCCCCATGGCGTGCGCGACCGATTCCCCGAGGCTGGTCTTTCCG belongs to Streptomyces graminofaciens and includes:
- the lon gene encoding endopeptidase La; this translates as MASTSAPLTLPVLPLDDEVVLPGMVVPLDLNDTDVRAAVEAAQAAARAEPGKPRVLLVPRIDGTYASTGVLGTVEQVGRLADGDPGALIRARGRVRIGAGTTGPGAALWVEGAQIEESVPEPLPGHVGELVTEYKALATSWLRKRGAWQVVDRVQAIDDVSALADNSGYSPFLTTEQKIQLLETGDPVARLKLATQLLRDHLAEQDVAETIAKDVQEGVDKQHREFLLRRQLDAVRKELRELNGEQDGDESDDYRTRVEAADLPESVREAALKEVDKLERTSDQSPEGGWIRTWLDTVLELPWNERTEDSYDIQGAKGVLDAEHAGLEDVKERITEYLAVRKRRADRGLGVVGGRRGGAVLALVGPPGVGKTSLGESVAHAMGRKFVRVALGGVRDEAEIRGHRRTYVGALPGRIVRAIKEAGSMNPVVLLDEIDKVGSDFRGDPAAALLEVLDPAQNHTFRDHYLEVELDLSDVVFLATANVLEAIPEALLDRMELVRLDGYTEDEKVVIARDHLLPRQLERAGLGADEVVLDESALRRLAGEYTREAGVRNLERAVARLLRKVAAQHELGERELPFTIADGDLRALIGRPHHVPESAQDPAERRTAVPGVATGLAVTGAGGDVLYVEASLADPETGAAGLTLTGQLGDVMKESAQIALSFLRSHGAELELPVGDLKDRGVHIHFPAGAVPKDGPSAGVTMTTALASLLSGRLVRTDVAMTGEVSLTGRVLPIGGVKQKLLAAHRAGVTTVVIPKRNEPDLDDVPAEVLDKLDVHAVTDVRQVLELALAPAETAGESKSGESGEVRIPAAA
- a CDS encoding peptidoglycan-binding protein, whose translation is MPEESTEPTTEELAAGTATGTADGGAADADAGEGAGGGGGEGAGGGGVALARRRSLLVTVVVAAVVLSAGGIGAATLVKSPAERAAAQGPPPADVLTAPVEYRVLKDSVVLRGTVRADQTVEITAVSAGGGDAVRAVVTRTPLREGAAVKAGSVLVEISGRPLFALQGTLPAYRDLKPGARGADVTQFQRALTRLGHGTAPDPEGTFGAGTERALAAFYASRGYEPLPARPDGAAELTAAERAVTQAERTWQDAPKGKQRSRAAEDLAAAKAELAALEAVDGPMLPAAEVVFLRGIPARVDRLGTRVGAEAGPGAELLTVSAGDLVVQGRIGPEQRDLVRAGQRVEILSEATGTTAEGTVTTVSEAADQGDGESQDAGDGSGEGSGGGYVVLVKPGKRLPAGLSGQDVRLTVTAGSSKKKVLIVPVAAISAGADGKSVVTVYGAGGKRHRTEVATSTTGDGFVAVRPLGGARLHKGDRVIVGVTGGENAGPDSGENAG